A genomic region of Mitsuaria sp. 7 contains the following coding sequences:
- a CDS encoding tripartite tricarboxylate transporter TctB family protein: MSESSAPAVAGHPSATVKPVAPTPPGIPPEFDDATPAPLYQTLVGAAAMVVGGVMAFGASAIPSDAGYSGIGPNALPWFVAAVLLICGAWLIWESRSGGFRSMEPPSGAPKADWLSGAWVAAAVVANASLITTIGFVLACTLCFVLAVRGLRRAEGKAHGGVRQIVIDAVTGLLIAAPVFWLFNKLLALNLPAITAGGWL, from the coding sequence ATGTCCGAATCTTCCGCGCCGGCCGTGGCCGGCCATCCGTCCGCGACCGTCAAGCCGGTCGCGCCTACACCGCCAGGCATTCCGCCTGAATTCGACGACGCCACGCCAGCGCCGCTGTACCAGACCCTGGTCGGCGCCGCGGCCATGGTCGTCGGCGGCGTGATGGCCTTCGGGGCCTCGGCGATCCCGTCCGACGCCGGTTACTCCGGCATCGGTCCGAACGCGCTGCCGTGGTTCGTCGCCGCGGTGCTGCTGATCTGCGGCGCGTGGCTGATCTGGGAATCGCGCAGCGGCGGCTTCCGCTCGATGGAGCCGCCGTCGGGCGCGCCCAAGGCCGACTGGCTGTCGGGCGCCTGGGTGGCGGCCGCCGTCGTCGCCAACGCGTCGCTGATCACGACGATCGGCTTCGTCCTCGCCTGCACGCTGTGTTTCGTGCTGGCGGTGCGCGGCCTGCGCCGCGCCGAGGGCAAGGCCCACGGCGGCGTGCGCCAGATCGTCATCGACGCCGTCACCGGCCTGCTGATCGCGGCGCCGGTGTTCTGGCTGTTCAACAAGCTGCTCGCGCTCAACCTGCCCGCCATCACGGCCGGCGGCTGGCTGTAA
- a CDS encoding tripartite tricarboxylate transporter substrate binding protein, translating to MRRDQFLKSAAAFAALGATGTLPLGAQAAAAALKILVPANPGGGWDITGRALGKALQDAGAAGAVTFENKGGAAGAIGLAQFVNAAKGDPNALMVMGAVMLGGLITSKQPVTLTQATPIARLTSEYNVFVLPANSPFKTMKDVVEALKKDPGSVKWGGGSRGATEHIAAAMLAREVGVDATKINYVAFRGGGEAVAAILGGNVSIGGSGYSEFQAYIESGKMRPIAITAPQRIKGLDIPTMKELGYNVEIGNWRGVYGAPGITPAQRQVLIDLVVKATKSKAWAEALEKNGWTPAVLTGKDFESFVDNEFASLRAIMHKSGMV from the coding sequence ATGCGTCGAGATCAATTCCTGAAGTCCGCGGCCGCCTTCGCCGCACTGGGCGCCACCGGCACGCTGCCGCTGGGCGCGCAAGCCGCCGCGGCGGCCCTGAAGATCCTGGTGCCCGCCAATCCGGGCGGCGGCTGGGACATCACCGGCCGCGCGCTGGGCAAGGCCCTGCAGGACGCCGGCGCCGCGGGCGCGGTGACCTTCGAGAACAAGGGCGGCGCGGCCGGCGCCATCGGCCTGGCGCAGTTCGTCAACGCCGCCAAGGGCGACCCGAACGCGCTGATGGTCATGGGCGCCGTGATGCTGGGCGGCCTGATCACCAGCAAGCAGCCCGTCACGCTGACGCAGGCCACGCCGATCGCCCGCCTGACCAGCGAGTACAACGTCTTCGTGCTGCCGGCCAACTCGCCGTTCAAGACCATGAAGGACGTGGTCGAGGCGCTGAAGAAGGACCCGGGTTCGGTGAAGTGGGGCGGCGGTTCGCGCGGCGCCACGGAGCACATCGCCGCGGCGATGCTCGCGCGTGAAGTGGGCGTCGACGCGACCAAGATCAACTACGTCGCCTTCCGGGGCGGCGGCGAGGCCGTGGCCGCGATCCTGGGCGGCAACGTCAGCATCGGCGGCAGCGGCTACAGCGAGTTCCAGGCCTACATCGAGAGCGGCAAGATGCGCCCGATCGCCATCACCGCGCCGCAGCGCATCAAGGGCCTGGACATCCCGACGATGAAGGAGCTCGGCTACAACGTCGAGATCGGCAACTGGCGCGGCGTGTACGGCGCACCCGGCATCACGCCGGCGCAGCGCCAGGTGCTGATCGACCTCGTCGTGAAGGCGACGAAGTCCAAGGCCTGGGCCGAAGCGCTGGAGAAGAACGGCTGGACGCCGGCCGTGCTGACCGGCAAGGACTTCGAGAGCTTCGTCGACAACGAGTTCGCGTCCCTGCGCGCCATCATGCACAAGTCCGGCATGGTCTGA
- a CDS encoding response regulator transcription factor, producing the protein MRLFFVEDNAALQTTVARSFERRGIQVHGFAEGRVALERWRALPPDVVLLDLSLPDIDGLELLSAARAEQLTTPVIILTARGTVGDRILGLNIGADDYLPKPFDLDELEARVRALARRSRGAPGSAGGAGTQEDESFHGLRVDADSGAIYHLGLPLDLPPREAALLRALLARPGQAVAKERLTEIVFADDLDVQPDAVEVVAYRLRKRLPADGARLVTLRGLGYLLKAPD; encoded by the coding sequence ATGAGGCTGTTTTTCGTCGAGGACAACGCCGCGCTGCAGACCACGGTGGCACGGTCGTTCGAGCGCCGCGGCATCCAGGTGCACGGGTTCGCCGAGGGCCGCGTGGCGCTCGAACGCTGGCGCGCGCTGCCGCCGGACGTCGTGCTGCTGGACCTGTCGCTGCCCGACATCGACGGGCTGGAACTGCTGTCGGCCGCGCGCGCCGAGCAGCTCACCACGCCGGTGATCATCCTGACCGCGCGCGGCACGGTGGGCGACCGCATCCTGGGCCTGAACATCGGCGCCGACGACTACCTGCCCAAACCCTTCGACCTCGATGAACTCGAGGCCCGCGTGCGCGCCCTCGCCCGCCGCAGCCGCGGTGCGCCGGGCTCGGCGGGCGGCGCGGGCACGCAGGAGGACGAGTCCTTCCACGGCCTGCGCGTGGACGCCGACAGCGGGGCGATCTACCACCTCGGACTGCCGCTGGACCTGCCGCCGCGAGAGGCCGCGCTGCTGCGCGCGCTGCTCGCGCGACCGGGCCAGGCGGTGGCGAAGGAACGGCTGACGGAGATCGTCTTCGCCGACGACCTCGACGTGCAGCCCGACGCGGTCGAGGTCGTCGCGTACCGGCTGCGCAAGCGGCTGCCCGCGGACGGCGCCCGGCTGGTGACGCTGCGCGGCCTGGGCTACCTGCTCAAGGCGCCGGACTGA